One Meleagris gallopavo isolate NT-WF06-2002-E0010 breed Aviagen turkey brand Nicholas breeding stock unplaced genomic scaffold, Turkey_5.1 ChrUn_random_7180001951747, whole genome shotgun sequence DNA window includes the following coding sequences:
- the LOC104916944 gene encoding zinc transporter ZIP5-like, with product MDPSSLGLLGRVLGLDHSGYDHAHNSCLNVTQLLLNFGLDAGSQLTPQQFTLLCPALLYQIDSRVCIHHRDEVTWSPAGGALWPALGWALLAVTFISVPSAVAVAVVPLLSLGQLHALLSFLVALAVGTLCGDALL from the exons CTGGGCCTGGATCACTCCGGATACGACCATGCACACAACTCC TGCCTCAACGTGAcgcagctgctgctgaacttCGGGTTGGATGCAGGCTCACAGCTCACCCCGCAGCAGTTCACGCTGCTCTGCCCCGCGCTGCTCTACCAGATCGACAGCAGGGTCTGCATCCACCACCGCGACGAGGTGACGTGGTCCCCAGCGGGGGGGGCCCTGTGGCCAG CTCTGGGTTGGGCTCTGCTGGCCGTCACCTTCATCAGCGTCCCGTCGGCCGTGGCTGTGGCCGTGGTGCCGCTGCTGAGCCTCGGGCAGCTCCAcgctctgctctccttcctgGTGGCGCTGGCGGTGGGGACGCTCTGCGGGGACGCCCTGCT